From one Bacillus sp. FJAT-42376 genomic stretch:
- the kynU gene encoding kynureninase, protein MSAQIEQNSLEFAQKLDQQDPLSHFREEFYISADTIYLDGNSLGLLSKRSEQAVHDLLNSWKTYGIDGWTEGEHPWFYLPEKLGGQMAPLLGAEPEEVIVTGSTTANLHQLIATFYKPKGARTKIVTDDITFPTDIYALQSQLNLKGYNPDDHLIKVKSRDGHTLNEEDIIKAMTDEIAIVILSGVQYRSGQVLDMERLTREAHKRGILIGFDLCHSVGSIPHHLSQWDVDFAFWCTYKHLNGGPGAVGALYVNKRHFGSAPGLAGWFSSDKSKQFDMEHELTAAPHAGAYQMGTPHILSIAPLLGSLSIFNEAGIEPIRRKSLKLTEYMMDLIGRELSEYGFTIRNPIDETRGGHLFMEHPEAARICRALKEEKIIPDFRSPNGIRLAPVALYNTYEEVWRTIQKLKTIMKDETYKKFENKRGVVA, encoded by the coding sequence ATGTCCGCACAAATAGAACAAAACAGCCTGGAATTCGCTCAAAAGCTTGATCAGCAGGATCCGCTATCCCATTTCCGCGAAGAATTCTACATATCCGCAGATACCATCTATCTCGACGGCAACTCTCTCGGCCTGCTCTCCAAACGTTCCGAGCAGGCGGTCCACGATCTCCTGAACTCGTGGAAAACGTACGGAATTGACGGGTGGACAGAGGGGGAGCATCCATGGTTTTACCTTCCTGAAAAGCTTGGCGGACAAATGGCTCCGCTGCTCGGTGCCGAACCGGAGGAAGTTATCGTTACGGGGTCCACTACAGCGAACCTTCACCAGCTGATCGCCACTTTTTACAAGCCAAAAGGCGCGAGAACGAAAATCGTTACAGACGATATCACCTTTCCAACCGATATCTACGCCCTCCAAAGTCAGCTCAACCTAAAAGGATACAATCCGGATGACCACCTCATCAAAGTAAAAAGCCGCGACGGCCACACCTTAAACGAGGAGGACATCATCAAAGCGATGACAGATGAAATCGCCATCGTCATCCTATCTGGCGTCCAATACCGGAGCGGCCAGGTGCTGGACATGGAAAGACTAACCAGAGAAGCGCACAAGCGAGGAATACTGATCGGTTTCGATTTGTGCCATTCGGTCGGTTCCATCCCGCATCATCTGTCACAATGGGACGTGGATTTTGCCTTCTGGTGCACGTATAAACATTTAAACGGCGGTCCCGGTGCCGTCGGCGCACTTTATGTGAACAAGCGTCATTTCGGCTCAGCTCCGGGTCTCGCCGGCTGGTTCAGCTCGGATAAATCGAAGCAGTTTGATATGGAGCATGAGCTGACCGCAGCACCGCATGCAGGGGCTTACCAAATGGGAACTCCTCACATCTTGAGCATAGCGCCGCTGCTCGGGTCCCTATCCATTTTCAATGAAGCCGGTATAGAACCCATCCGCAGAAAATCGCTGAAGCTGACTGAATACATGATGGACCTGATCGGCCGGGAGCTATCGGAATACGGCTTCACCATCCGCAACCCAATCGATGAGACGAGAGGCGGGCATCTTTTCATGGAGCATCCGGAAGCGGCAAGAATCTGCCGGGCGTTAAAAGAAGAGAAGATCATTCCCGATTTCCGCTCGCCAAACGGAATCCGTCTCGCGCCGGTCGCCCTTTACAACACATATGAAGAGGTTTGGCGCACCATTCAAAAACTCAAAACCATTATGAAAGACGAAACGTATAAAAAATTCGAAAACAAGCGCGGAGTGGTGGCTTAA
- the kynB gene encoding arylformamidase, which produces MKWIDISQPLNPKIGHWPGDTPFSYETVYTKEQTGSVNIGKITTSLHTGTHVDAPFHFDDRGPKVNELDLSLFIGPARVIDLTNEIQISRETLSRHHVEGVSRLLIKTAIPNKPETFPENIVPLDPDCGAFLNEKGIFLIGVDVPSVDQLDSKDMAAHHALYENGVHILENIMLDGIEPGDYDLIALPLPIEGGDGSPVRAVIRKRGNGG; this is translated from the coding sequence ATGAAATGGATCGATATTTCCCAGCCGCTGAACCCGAAAATCGGCCACTGGCCGGGTGATACACCGTTTTCCTATGAAACGGTTTATACAAAGGAGCAGACCGGCTCCGTCAACATTGGAAAAATAACGACAAGCCTGCATACCGGAACCCATGTGGATGCACCGTTTCACTTCGATGACCGCGGACCGAAAGTAAATGAGCTGGACCTCAGCCTGTTTATCGGACCGGCGAGAGTCATCGATCTCACCAATGAAATTCAAATCAGCCGGGAAACACTAAGCCGCCATCACGTAGAAGGCGTTTCCCGTCTGCTGATTAAAACGGCCATTCCCAACAAACCGGAGACCTTCCCGGAAAACATTGTACCCCTTGATCCGGACTGCGGTGCCTTTTTGAACGAGAAAGGAATCTTCCTGATCGGGGTAGATGTTCCTTCCGTCGACCAGCTGGACAGCAAGGATATGGCCGCGCATCATGCTCTTTACGAAAACGGTGTCCACATTCTTGAAAACATCATGCTCGATGGGATTGAACCAGGGGACTATGACCTGATTGCGCTTCCTCTGCCAATTGAAGGTGGAGACGGTAGTCCGGTCAGGGCGGTCATCAGAAAAAGGGGGAATGGCGGATGA
- the kynA gene encoding tryptophan 2,3-dioxygenase, translating into MTDKQQPADSEKSIHTDFKNNMTYGEYLQLDKILAGQVRLSDHHDEMLFIIIHQVSELWMKLILHELESSISAIIKEDLPTAFKQLARVSKTQSQIIQAWDVLSTLTPSEYMEFRDKLGQASGFQSYQYRLIEFALGYKTPHVLKIYEKDQELHTRLEKAFREPGLYDVSIQALAKAGLTISPDVLKRDYTKPYQKDSSVQAAWLTVYRNTGQYWNLYQLAEKLVDIEDWLQQWRFRHMKTVERIIGFKQGTGGSSGVHYLKKVLDQRFFPELWDLRTDI; encoded by the coding sequence ATGACGGACAAACAGCAGCCAGCCGACTCGGAAAAATCCATCCATACCGATTTTAAGAACAACATGACCTACGGGGAGTACCTGCAATTGGATAAAATTCTAGCCGGTCAGGTGAGGCTCTCTGATCATCATGATGAAATGCTGTTTATTATCATTCATCAAGTGAGCGAGCTCTGGATGAAGCTCATTCTGCATGAACTGGAATCGTCTATCTCAGCGATTATTAAAGAAGATCTGCCGACTGCATTCAAGCAGCTGGCGAGGGTATCGAAAACCCAGTCTCAAATTATTCAGGCATGGGACGTGCTTTCTACTCTCACGCCTTCTGAATACATGGAGTTCCGCGATAAGCTTGGTCAGGCGTCCGGTTTTCAATCGTACCAGTACCGCCTGATTGAATTTGCGCTGGGGTATAAAACGCCGCATGTGCTGAAGATTTATGAAAAGGACCAAGAGCTTCATACCCGATTGGAAAAAGCGTTCCGTGAACCGGGCCTTTATGATGTGTCCATTCAGGCGCTGGCAAAAGCGGGTCTTACAATCAGCCCGGATGTCCTGAAAAGGGACTATACGAAGCCTTATCAAAAAGACAGCTCTGTTCAGGCTGCCTGGCTCACCGTCTACCGGAATACGGGTCAGTACTGGAATCTGTATCAGCTCGCCGAAAAGCTTGTCGATATTGAGGACTGGCTTCAGCAGTGGAGATTCCGCCATATGAAAACGGTGGAGAGGATTATCGGGTTCAAGCAGGGGACCGGAGGCTCGTCAGGCGTCCATTATTTAAAAAAGGTACTGGATCAGCGTTTCTTTCCGGAGCTTTGGGATTTGCGGACAGACATATAA
- a CDS encoding M48 family metallopeptidase — MNPPNKPLIHKYEELLFVFCLITSITIVLSLMISVIGAIILAVLGLLTWFSHAMSMAHIQVNGVRLRETQFPSLYEKTKNLTEKMGLKKMPEVYIVESGGILNAFATRVFALFGKNFVVLYSDFAELAEESHDDEVEYVLAHELAHIKRNHVGKNFYVFPAMWVPFLGEAYSRACEYTCDRMAVHYTQKPESAIRALLVFAAGKRMFQKVNVADYLEQYNEKKGFLVTLMELLSTHPPLPKRISAIEQFAGLPETAVLGKATKYIVTLAVGAGILLPAALTGIGIYGFEKISGLLNDDTPLNTAVYDADVEEVNRLLEEGADPNEQNDNGESPLDQAIFNEDAEMVSLLIENGADPNKKDDYGWIPLMTAVDYELMDISELLLEAGADPNHEDEEGQSAFSLAKQLENQELTELLKKYE, encoded by the coding sequence ATGAATCCCCCCAATAAACCGCTGATCCATAAGTATGAGGAATTGCTATTTGTTTTTTGTTTAATTACGAGCATTACAATTGTTCTTTCCCTAATGATTTCCGTTATCGGCGCAATCATCCTTGCTGTACTCGGTCTGTTGACCTGGTTCAGCCACGCGATGTCCATGGCGCATATCCAGGTAAACGGTGTACGATTAAGAGAAACCCAGTTTCCATCCCTGTATGAAAAAACAAAGAACCTGACTGAGAAGATGGGCCTCAAAAAAATGCCGGAGGTGTATATTGTAGAATCCGGCGGAATCCTGAATGCTTTTGCCACAAGAGTATTTGCTCTGTTCGGGAAAAATTTTGTTGTGCTTTATTCGGATTTTGCAGAGCTTGCAGAGGAATCGCATGACGATGAAGTAGAGTATGTGCTGGCGCATGAGCTGGCCCACATCAAAAGAAACCATGTCGGAAAGAATTTTTATGTTTTCCCAGCGATGTGGGTACCGTTTCTGGGTGAGGCGTATTCCCGTGCATGCGAGTATACGTGTGACCGGATGGCCGTTCATTATACTCAGAAGCCGGAAAGTGCAATCCGGGCACTGCTTGTTTTTGCTGCCGGAAAACGCATGTTTCAAAAGGTCAACGTGGCGGATTATCTGGAGCAGTACAACGAAAAAAAAGGGTTTTTGGTTACGCTGATGGAGCTGTTATCCACCCATCCTCCCCTTCCGAAACGAATTAGTGCAATTGAACAGTTTGCCGGTCTTCCGGAAACAGCGGTTCTCGGTAAGGCAACGAAGTATATTGTGACCTTGGCGGTTGGGGCCGGAATTCTCCTTCCCGCTGCTTTGACCGGAATTGGCATCTATGGGTTTGAAAAAATTTCCGGCTTGCTAAATGATGATACCCCGCTCAATACAGCTGTTTATGATGCGGATGTGGAAGAGGTGAACAGGCTCCTGGAAGAAGGAGCCGATCCCAATGAGCAAAATGATAACGGCGAGTCCCCGCTGGATCAGGCTATTTTTAATGAAGATGCCGAGATGGTCAGCCTTTTAATTGAAAACGGGGCGGACCCCAACAAAAAAGATGACTACGGCTGGATTCCTTTAATGACAGCAGTGGATTACGAATTAATGGATATTAGTGAATTGCTCCTTGAAGCAGGCGCTGATCCGAATCATGAGGATGAGGAAGGGCAATCCGCATTCAGCCTTGCAAAGCAGCTGGAGAATCAGGAGTTAACAGAGCTTTTGAAGAAGTATGAGTAA
- a CDS encoding DinB family protein — protein MLLRPERNDYHPHYQPYIEQLPKGNIFEILEEQMKQTIRLLENLPEEKALHQYAPGKWSIKEVAGHIADTERIMAYRLLGISRGETREFPGYDDDSYVRNARFDERSVKERIEDLSAVRKATLTLLRGLHPEAWKMEGKANGARVTVLALAAIIAGHERHHVRILEERYL, from the coding sequence TTGCTGCTGCGGCCTGAACGAAATGACTATCATCCGCATTATCAGCCCTATATTGAACAGCTTCCGAAAGGGAACATATTTGAAATTCTTGAAGAACAAATGAAACAAACCATCCGCCTTCTTGAGAACTTACCGGAGGAGAAGGCGCTTCACCAGTATGCACCCGGAAAGTGGAGCATCAAGGAAGTGGCGGGGCACATCGCTGATACGGAAAGAATTATGGCTTATCGCCTGCTCGGAATTTCCCGTGGAGAGACACGTGAGTTTCCGGGATATGATGATGACAGCTACGTTCGGAACGCCCGTTTTGATGAGCGCAGTGTGAAGGAACGGATCGAAGACCTCTCGGCTGTCCGGAAGGCCACATTGACGCTGCTCAGAGGCTTGCATCCGGAAGCGTGGAAGATGGAGGGAAAAGCGAACGGAGCTCGAGTCACCGTCCTTGCGCTTGCCGCGATCATTGCGGGGCATGAGCGGCATCATGTGAGGATTTTGGAAGAGCGGTATCTTTGA
- a CDS encoding 5-bromo-4-chloroindolyl phosphate hydrolysis family protein produces MNRLIPHVAGVFTALPVMMTVWLISFFPMSQPYLAASGISMLGGAAAYGMAAAIVHARFLKKHELTRSEYRFIQKNLKEAKRKISRLSRALFSIRSISVLKQRVDLLRVVRKIYRLAEKDPKRFYRAEPFFYKHLDSAVELTERYAFLSTQPKKSDEIHSSLKESNRTLRELLFTIEQDLYHILSDDISQLHFELDVAKHSIHEAKDLK; encoded by the coding sequence ATGAATCGGTTAATCCCGCATGTTGCAGGGGTATTTACAGCTTTGCCCGTTATGATGACGGTTTGGCTGATCAGTTTTTTCCCTATGTCCCAGCCTTATTTAGCCGCGTCGGGTATTTCCATGCTTGGAGGGGCAGCCGCATACGGTATGGCTGCTGCCATCGTCCATGCCCGTTTTTTGAAGAAACATGAACTGACGAGAAGCGAGTACCGTTTCATCCAGAAAAATCTAAAAGAGGCGAAACGGAAAATCAGCCGCCTCAGCCGGGCGCTTTTTTCAATTCGAAGTATTTCTGTACTCAAGCAGAGGGTGGATCTGCTCCGGGTCGTGAGGAAAATTTACCGCCTGGCTGAAAAGGATCCTAAGCGTTTTTACCGGGCTGAACCATTTTTTTATAAGCATCTGGATTCGGCGGTCGAACTGACGGAACGCTATGCGTTTTTGTCTACCCAGCCAAAAAAGAGCGATGAGATCCATTCCTCTTTAAAGGAATCAAACCGGACGTTAAGAGAACTCCTGTTTACGATTGAACAGGATCTGTACCACATTCTTTCCGACGACATTTCCCAGCTTCATTTTGAATTGGATGTCGCCAAGCACTCAATTCATGAAGCGAAGGATTTAAAATGA
- a CDS encoding toxic anion resistance protein produces the protein MSMESSPFTESERKRVQELAAEIKPGMGEEIASFGVPAQSGILSLSSQMMNYVKEKDRGNAGLIIRDLMKKLDKADPDRDRKAGFLTRLFPKKYASREVISRYHQMSAQLDRAVMKLEKGRNVLQDDLAMLDEWFARNQAYFNELNLYIGAAETKLSELNKALPDLEKAEDRQKYEDTARFAERLDRRLYDLKVSREITRQSAPQIRLIQQTNQLLIDKIQTSILTSIPLWKNQITMASSALRRKNAGETKRTMGRLDGRAGTQGNLLKHLEESLEIQQEGQKQRETAEKKLAGLNGA, from the coding sequence ATGAGCATGGAATCAAGCCCGTTTACAGAATCAGAACGGAAGCGGGTGCAGGAGCTGGCCGCTGAAATTAAGCCGGGGATGGGGGAGGAAATTGCATCCTTCGGTGTCCCGGCCCAGTCCGGGATTCTATCGCTGTCCAGTCAAATGATGAACTATGTAAAGGAAAAGGACCGGGGGAATGCAGGGCTGATTATCCGGGACCTTATGAAAAAGCTGGATAAAGCAGATCCTGACCGGGACCGGAAAGCTGGTTTTCTCACCAGGCTTTTCCCAAAGAAGTACGCCTCCCGTGAGGTCATATCGAGGTACCACCAAATGAGTGCGCAGCTTGACCGGGCCGTGATGAAACTGGAAAAGGGCAGGAACGTTCTCCAGGATGATCTTGCGATGCTTGATGAATGGTTTGCCCGCAACCAGGCGTATTTTAACGAGCTGAACTTGTATATAGGAGCGGCTGAGACGAAATTGTCGGAACTGAATAAGGCTCTGCCTGACTTGGAGAAGGCTGAAGACCGGCAAAAGTATGAGGATACCGCCCGGTTTGCAGAGCGATTGGACCGCCGTTTATATGATCTAAAAGTCAGCAGGGAAATTACACGTCAAAGTGCTCCTCAGATCAGACTGATTCAGCAGACCAATCAGCTGCTGATTGATAAAATACAAACATCCATTTTAACCTCGATTCCGCTCTGGAAAAATCAGATTACGATGGCATCCTCCGCCTTGAGGCGCAAGAACGCAGGAGAAACAAAAAGAACGATGGGAAGGCTTGACGGGAGAGCTGGAACACAGGGAAATCTTCTGAAACATTTAGAAGAATCTCTGGAAATTCAGCAGGAAGGCCAAAAACAAAGAGAAACCGCAGAAAAGAAGCTTGCCGGTTTAAACGGCGCATAA
- a CDS encoding histidine kinase N-terminal domain-containing protein gives MKRSLLESHKKLLVRFLEEQQSAFLNEWHETIFIGQIDPHKEKIKENGSTMFSLIKQAIAGSLSEEELKQLAFKVANERLQADINIGDFVFNVNAGRSIIIRNIFHSSIPVQDLHFFIDHINHQFDLFSYHAVTIYTNLKNKELSEKNTYIHENHKDKLALLGQMSSSFVHEFRNPLTSVMGFIKLLRNDYPNFQYLDIINHELNQLNFRITQFLHTSKADFNGTEKEDTSISKLFEDIRELTYPSIVDTDVNVISRMDQDLVISTYRDELKQVMLNLFINSIDALKHKEKPRNLTVNGYIENSQAVISISNNGPAIPSENIKTIFEPFFTTKELGTGIGLFVCKKIVEKHGGSISCESNEHLTTFTIVLPAR, from the coding sequence ATGAAACGGTCATTGCTCGAATCTCACAAAAAACTTTTGGTTCGTTTTCTGGAAGAGCAGCAGTCTGCCTTTTTGAATGAATGGCATGAAACGATTTTCATTGGACAGATTGATCCGCATAAGGAAAAAATTAAGGAGAATGGCTCGACAATGTTCTCTTTAATCAAACAGGCGATTGCCGGATCTTTATCAGAGGAGGAATTGAAGCAGCTGGCTTTCAAAGTGGCAAATGAACGGCTGCAGGCCGACATCAACATTGGGGATTTTGTCTTCAACGTGAACGCCGGGAGAAGCATCATTATCAGGAACATTTTTCATTCTTCCATCCCGGTTCAGGACTTGCACTTTTTTATTGATCATATTAATCATCAATTTGATTTGTTTTCTTACCATGCCGTGACGATTTACACAAACTTGAAAAACAAGGAACTGAGTGAGAAAAACACGTATATTCATGAGAACCATAAGGATAAGCTCGCCCTGCTGGGTCAGATGTCTTCAAGCTTTGTCCATGAATTCCGGAATCCGCTCACCTCTGTCATGGGTTTTATCAAACTTTTAAGAAATGATTATCCAAACTTTCAATATCTTGATATCATCAATCACGAGCTCAATCAGCTGAACTTCCGGATTACTCAATTCCTTCATACGTCAAAAGCTGATTTTAACGGAACCGAAAAGGAAGATACCTCGATTTCAAAGCTGTTTGAAGATATCCGGGAGCTTACATATCCAAGCATCGTGGATACGGATGTGAATGTGATCAGCAGGATGGATCAGGATTTGGTGATTTCCACCTATCGGGATGAACTAAAGCAGGTCATGCTCAATCTTTTCATTAATTCCATTGATGCGCTGAAGCATAAAGAAAAGCCCCGCAATCTCACAGTGAATGGATACATCGAGAACAGCCAGGCAGTCATCTCCATTTCAAACAACGGACCTGCAATCCCCTCAGAAAATATTAAAACCATCTTTGAACCTTTTTTCACAACAAAGGAGCTTGGCACGGGAATCGGTCTATTTGTATGCAAAAAAATTGTGGAGAAGCACGGGGGATCCATATCATGTGAATCGAATGAACACCTCACAACCTTTACCATTGTTTTGCCAGCCCGTTAA